A region from the Candidatus Omnitrophota bacterium genome encodes:
- a CDS encoding 6-bladed beta-propeller has product EGNQAGQFQHPVGIVVHQGRVYVADTENDRIQIFREDGTWLATWEEAGEIRLERPMHLALGPDELLYVPLYLADRVVVLTPEGTLVRSWGSSGSQPGAFDAPAGVAVAPDGTVYVADFNNHRVQVFDQQGRFLRGWGQKGHGRGEFYYPTDVAIGTDGSMYVADAYNHRVQRFSPDGTWLSAWGGPATRGIKGPLRGWFNVATAVTVTPDGSVYVADFYNHRIQLFAPEGRWRGTWGRQGTGAGQFERPTDMAIDEAGRVYVVDWGNHRIQRFTWRSYGLR; this is encoded by the coding sequence AGAAGGTAACCAGGCTGGGCAGTTTCAGCACCCCGTGGGGATCGTCGTACATCAGGGACGAGTCTATGTGGCCGATACAGAGAACGATCGCATCCAGATCTTTAGGGAGGACGGCACGTGGCTCGCGACATGGGAAGAAGCTGGGGAGATTCGTCTCGAGCGACCGATGCATCTGGCCCTTGGGCCTGATGAGTTGTTGTACGTTCCTCTGTACCTGGCGGATCGGGTCGTCGTCCTCACGCCAGAAGGGACGCTCGTCAGGAGCTGGGGCTCGTCTGGCAGCCAGCCGGGCGCATTCGATGCGCCAGCCGGGGTGGCGGTCGCACCGGACGGCACCGTCTACGTGGCCGACTTCAACAACCATCGGGTACAGGTCTTTGACCAGCAGGGCCGTTTCCTCCGAGGCTGGGGCCAGAAGGGCCACGGGCGTGGAGAGTTCTATTATCCAACCGATGTCGCGATTGGCACAGACGGTTCCATGTATGTCGCCGATGCCTACAACCACCGAGTCCAGCGCTTCAGCCCTGACGGCACGTGGCTGAGCGCCTGGGGCGGACCTGCGACTCGGGGCATCAAGGGCCCGTTGCGCGGCTGGTTCAACGTCGCTACAGCTGTTACCGTGACTCCTGATGGCTCGGTCTACGTCGCCGACTTCTACAACCACCGGATCCAGCTTTTTGCTCCCGAGGGCAGGTGGCGCGGAACGTGGGGCCGCCAAGGCACCGGAGCGGGTCAATTTGAGCGGCCCACAGACATGGCGATCGATGAAGCAGGCAGGGTGTATGTGGTCGATTGGGGCAATCACCGGATTCAGCGATTCACATGGAGGAGCTATGGGCTTCGGTAG